The following DNA comes from Denticeps clupeoides unplaced genomic scaffold, fDenClu1.1, whole genome shotgun sequence.
cttaaataaataagtcagtCAAATGACGTACATCCATTTCAAACTTCAGAAGGAAGTTCTCCTTTAGGGCAAGAATCCTAGATGGCAGcacataaaaaacagaaacaattcACCTGTGTTAGAATCTGGTCATATTGAAACATAAACTCATAATTATGTATTGTCATAGTTTCTTTTAGAAGAAATGAGAGCAGCAAGTCATGAGAGACATGTCTTCAGAATTACCTCGCTAAATGGTTCAAATCCAGGTGACCATCTTTGTTTTTATCAAACAATGCCATctgtcagaaaaataaaaaatacaataaacacacacattttagagCTAAAAGAATCAGAATGACCATCAGCGTTACTCATGTGGAAACATTAATAGTAATTTATGGATCTTGTAGGAACTGGGGCGGAGTAAAGTTACCATGGTGTCTGCATACTCCTGGAGTTTGTCAGAGGAAACTTCCTTCTTATGGTGCAAAAATAGGTCCTTAAGGAAACCCTGGTGACAGAAGAACATAAGAAGCAGacatatgagaaaaaaaacaacaataataagaGGTCTCCATAGGTCTCATTCTGTACCTGTAACTCCGCAGCTGAAATATACCCACTGCTGTCTGTGTCATAGTTCCTCCAGATCTGCCAGGAAAGGGAATAACAGGACATCACAATTTCACCCTGTTTGTAATGATCAGCGTTACTGTTACAAAACACAATGTAGTTTATGGAAGGAATGATCTGAGTGTGAATATTAAAGCATTTTTCAACCCTCATGAACTCCACACTGTTGTTCAGTGGTATTTCTCTGCGGAAAAGTAGCAAGAACTTTTCATCCTCAGGCAGAAGCATCTTAGCCAGCtggagcaaaaaaatatatatattaggcACATTTACGCTGTAACATTTATGTTGTCTTACAACATAAATGTAAGACATGAAAGGATCAATTGAATTAATaattatgaatttatgaataTCAGCATATGCCATATGTCCTCAATATGAGCAACACATTCTTAAAGCTACCTCCTGGATGTGCAGATGGCCATCTGGTCTTGAGCCATAAGTGGAAGTAAGCTTCTCCTTTAACCTTCGCactttcttttttgtcatttcatccTTAATGttcaggagggaaaaaaaaacctgttggATCATTAtgagcttttttccccccccaaatGCCATTATGTATCATACACACCATACAAAAAATCTAGAATTCATGCTTGTCTTTAAACATCCTGTTTTATATAAAGTATCATACAATCATTCAGTTTTCTTGGCAtattgtctctttttttcttttggttttaatCTGCCAATGTCAGTTTCTGTACTCACGCTCACTCCAAGCGATTTCATTAAATGCTGGAAAAAGGCATCCAGTTCCTTTACTTTGATAAATCCAttatctgaaaaaataaataatattagttaattatttgaatgaaaattGCAGTCAAAATTTGCTAAAGTTTGCTATTAcagaaattattaaaaaaaaaagaaaaaaaaaaaaaaacagttactACTGTTCAGTGTAAGTACCATCAGTGTCGAAGTGCTGCCAGATCTGCAAGAACAAAGCGGCGTCCAGATTGTAGAATGTGCTGTCCATGGTACCCAGTTACAAAATCTGCCAAGTGAGAAATGGCTGTGACCCGGGGCAGCTGTGTTACTGCGCCGAGGGCCGGCTCGATCTGAACTACTAGGGGCTGTCTGTGGTTTCAATAAAGCACATCCCACCTCCGCTCTCACAACGGGAGCGGAAAGTCAAGCAGCTTAATCATTACGAACGCCTACGGGGGCACTGAAAGCGTGAAATTACACAGAAGGGTTAAATGTAGCCTGTTTGCACGTAGAATAGAATGTTAAGCTCATTTAGTAACGACACGATGACTGCAGACCAATTTCATCCCCATTTACTGTTTACTTACTgccacacatatacatacagtataaaATCCACTCAGTGCAAAGATATTGTGAATAAATtgtgtaaatataaaattacaatatttcactaatctttaaaaaaaagatatttgcaCAAAGCATTAAAAACATTGCACAAATATAGAAAACCATTACCATTTCCCATGTTATACATGAAAGGAATTAAGCAAAAATATACTAAATTTAAAGTAAGTAACCTGAATTGGATGTGAGATAtcatatatgaatatgaatatgaacatgTGTATACTGCTATGTACATACAGTATAATATAATGtgtgaaatgattgtgaaaatacattattattcttTGGTCAGcacaatatatacaaatacaaatgtgtTTCCAGTGAAATACTTTACAAAATTATTTATCATATAAATTCCATCTTTCTGGTTTAGACACTGTATGTCATTACAGTGGCTTTTCACAGTccaatatttcaaaatattgtATGGATGTATGCTTAGCCATGCTTAGCATAGAGCCAGAAAGCCTTTTGACCCAGAACACCGCAGAACAACACAATACATAAAATTCTAGACAATTCCAGCTATACAACTGGTGATAATgcactttaaaacaacagaGTTGCTCATTCCACTACTCTCCATGCTGAGAAGTAGTTTCCTCATCTGTTTGGCCCATTCCGTCAGGCGAGGCTGGTGGTTCTGGATAGATCTCAGCTTCATCTTCAGGAACAGGGGGAAAGTCTGGTTCGTGGGTTCTGGGAGCCGGGAAATCGACTGCGTCCGCCTCAGCGAGCATTCCCACtacaatacaaaaaagaaaataggcGAGAATGAAGAGCTAGTACACTCAGTCACAAGGGCACGCTGTACAAGAATTTGAAGGAATGAACTGATTGGACGGACCAGCAGCGGGGAGGGACTTGGTTCGCTGTCGCTCAGTTTCCTCTTCAGTGGGACCGGCTGAGCTGCGTAGTGATAATCGCTGTTTGGCAGCAACAGCTCTGCTCGGCTCGGCCTCCCCCTCAAAAACACTGTCCACCGTCAGCTCAACTGTTACAaacgaaaaaacaaaaatcctaCAGTAACTGTGGTGGACTTATTGTACTTCAATAATTGTCAAAAATCTGGTCTggaaaaagacaataaaatgaagaaatgaaaaactCACCAGACGGGGGCGTTTGTGTTTCCTCATGCTCCTCAGGGCCAAGTTCTGTGACTGATGGCGCCACCTtctgggggtgggtgggtatCGTCACCTTGGGTGATAAGATGTCACTGCATGGCTCAGGTGTTTGATCTAACACAGAAGACACAGGTCGATCTtagacagataaaaaaaaaaatacgacaATGTGCGTGGAAGGTGCTGATGTTCTACCAATGctcttgctgctgctggttcTAGGCCTCAGCAATCCTGAGGTTGGAGGCTCGAGGTCAGTCTTGGTCTGTTTGGGGAATTTGGAGGCGCTGCTTAATGGTTTGGAAGAAGCCTGGGGGAGGTGGGTTCTGAGTGCCGGCTCAGGTCGAGCCTCACCCAGGGTCTTCTTCTCAGtggtgtccttgtcctcttGGCCTACCCCACACAAGTGTCAGTGAAGATGCACACCTTGGAGCTAAACTTTCACCAGGGTCTGTTACACTCACCTTGTGCTTCTGAGGATGGAGCTTTTGGGGTAGACGGAGGTACTTCCTGTACCTGTGATGCAAAAGTAAATCATTTCATTACTGTTAGTAGTGTGACTTCTGTCCAATTCAGAAAACCATATACTATACACTATACATTATCTATACATTATATAACATTTTGCAGATGTACTAAATTGGTCAGTCTTGCAGTCTTCAAGAAGCCTCCCAATATGAGCATCAGGGAATTTAATCATAAACATCAATAAA
Coding sequences within:
- the LOC114774232 gene encoding secretagogin-like isoform X2 — protein: MDSTFYNLDAALFLQIWQHFDTDDNGFIKVKELDAFFQHLMKSLGVSDEMTKKKVRRLKEKLTSTYGSRPDGHLHIQELAKMLLPEDEKFLLLFRREIPLNNSVEFMRIWRNYDTDSSGYISAAELQGFLKDLFLHHKKEVSSDKLQEYADTMMALFDKNKDGHLDLNHLARILALKENFLLKFEMDACSQEDRKRDFEKIFAHYDVSKTGALEGPEVDGFVKDMMELVKPNLTGGDPDKFRRALLSHCDINGDGKIQKNELALCLGLKLS
- the LOC114774232 gene encoding secretagogin-like isoform X1, with amino-acid sequence MDSTFYNLDAALFLQIWQHFDTDDNGFIKVKELDAFFQHLMKSLGVSDEMTKKKVRRLKEKLTSTYGSRPDGHLHIQELAKMLLPEDEKFLLLFRREIPLNNSVEFMRVEKCFNIHTQIIPSINYIVFCNSNADHYKQGEIVMSCYSLSWQIWRNYDTDSSGYISAAELQGFLKDLFLHHKKEVSSDKLQEYADTMMALFDKNKDGHLDLNHLARILALKENFLLKFEMDACSQEDRKRDFEKIFAHYDVSKTGALEGPEVDGFVKDMMELVKPNLTGGDPDKFRRALLSHCDINGDGKIQKNELALCLGLKLS